One genomic segment of Clavelina lepadiformis chromosome 3, kaClaLepa1.1, whole genome shotgun sequence includes these proteins:
- the LOC143449909 gene encoding microfibril-associated glycoprotein 4-like, whose translation MQWMRRSLKLTMDRGNLFFMLLVCHVTMVYSQQCRQVMTTVCDDEVTNSRMQKGDKGDVGRSGKAGSPGAKGEVGEKGMQGDSCDQGSLGTDIVTRLARIEELLTRPSTTSTTTVATTTASSRVTSCVSSSSNGVYILTTGVEVYCDDGWTVFQRRIDGTVSFERGWNDYANGFGQIDGEFWLGLDNIHEMTRGGECRLKIELWDFDGNQRHADYSSFSVDSAENLYRLRVSGYSGNASGNSFGYSNNTPFSTYDKDNDSNHCASSYAGNQGWWMKYCCEACLNGVWMRQSTGAWHGIIWHHWKGWDEPLRSSKMKLRCD comes from the exons ATGCAATGGATGAGAAGATCCTTAAAGTTAACAATGGACAGAGGAAATCTCTTCTTTATGCTTTTGGTTTGTCACGTCACAATGGTCTACTCACAGCAATGTCGTCAAGTCATGACAACTGTTTGTGATGATGAGGTCACCAATTCCAGGATGCAGAAAGGAGACAAAGGTGATGTCGGAAGATCAGGTAAAGCCGGAAGTCCGGGAGCAAAGGGGGAAGTCGGGGAGAAGGGGATGCAAGGTGATTCGTGCGATCAGGGGTCGCTAGGAACCGACATAGTCACCAGACTGGCAA GAATCGAGGAACTTCTCACACGTCCCAGCACCACATCTACAACCACTGTTGCCACAACAACTGCATCATCACGCGTTACGTCATGTGTTTCGTCATCGAGCAACGGAGTTTATATTTTGACGACTGGAGTTGAAGTCTATTGTGACGATGGATGGACG GTTTTCCAACGAAGAATCGATGGAACTGTTAGTTTCGAGCGAGGATGGAACGATTATGCAAATGGTTTTGGGCAGATTGATGGGGAATTTTGGCTTG GACTCGACAACATCCACGAGATGACGCGTGGAGGAGAATGCAGACTCAAGATAGAGCTGTGGGATTTCGATGGAAACCAACGTCACGCCGATTATAG TTCATTTTCGGTCGATTCGGCTGAAAATTTATATCGACTTCGTGTTTCCGGTTATAGCGGAAATGCAAGCGGAAACAGCTTTGGATATAGTAATAATACACCGTTTTCGACTTATGATAAAGACAA TGACAGTAACCATTGCGCTTCGTCTTACGCTGGAAATCAAGGATGGTGGATGAAATATTGCTGCGAGGCTTGTTTAAATGGAGTCTGGATGCGTCAATCAACAGGAGCGTGGCATGGCATTATATGGCATCACTGGAAGGGATGGGATGAACC actTAGATCGAGCAAGATGAAACTTCGTTGCGATTAG
- the LOC143449769 gene encoding fibrinogen-like protein A yields the protein MAKLVGLLPVLACYVTMVYSQQCRQVMTTVCDDEVTNSRMQKGDKGDVGRSGKSGSQGAKGEVGEKGMQGDSCALGSLGTDIITRLARIEELLTRSSTTTTTTVATTTASSRITSCVSSSSNGVHILTNEVEVYCDDGWTVFQRRIDGTVSFQRAWDDYANGFGQIDGEFWLGLDNIHEMTRGGECRLKIELWDFDGNQRHADYSSFSIESAENLYRLRVSGYSGNAGDSLAHNNGHPFSTEDSDNDSSGGNCASHLGGTQGWWFGACSDSFLNGVWIRQSSGGWHGIIWYHWKGAREPLKETKMKLRCD from the exons ATGGCAAAGCTGGTTGGTCTTTTGCCGGTATTggcttgttacgtcacaatggtcTACTCACAGCAATGTCGTCAAGTCATGACTACTGTTTGTGACGATGAGGTCACCAACTCCAGGATGCAGAAAGGAGACAAAGGTGATGTCGGAAGATCAGGTAAATCCGGGAGCCAGGGAGCCAAAGGAGAAGTCGGAGAGAAGGGGATGCAAGGTGATTCGTGCGCTCTGGGGTCGCTAGGGACCGACATAATCACCAGACTGGCAA GAATCGAAGAACTTCTCACACGTTCCAGCACAACAACTACAACCACGGTTGCCACAACAACTGCATCATCACGCATTACGTCATGTGTTTCGTCATCGAGCAACGGAGTTCACATTTTGACGAATGAAGTTGAAGTCTATTGTGACGATGGATGGACG GTTTTCCAACGAAGAATCGATGGAACTGTTAGTTTCCAGCGAGCATGGGACGATTACGCGAATGGTTTTGGCCAGATTGATGGGGAATTTTGGCTTG GACTCGACAACATCCACGAGATGACGCGTGGAGGAGAATGCAGACTCAAGATAGAGCTGTGGGATTTCGATGGAAACCAACGTCACGCCGATTATAG ctcGTTTTCGATCGAATCTGCTGAAAATTTATATCGGCTTCGTGTTTCCGGATACAGCGGAAATGCAGGAGATAGTCTAGCGCATAACAATGGTCACCCATTTTCGACGGAAGATAGCGACAACGATTCCAG TGGTGGAAACTGCGCATCTCACTTGGGAGGAACTCAGGGATGGTGGTTTGGAGCCTGCAGCGATTCATTCCTCAATGGAGTCTGGATACGTCAATCAAGTGGAGGTTGGCATGGAATTATTTGGTATCATTGGAAGGGAGCGCGTGAACCtcttaaagaaactaaaatgaaacttcgtTGCGACTGA
- the LOC143449358 gene encoding dual specificity tyrosine-phosphorylation-regulated kinase 2-like encodes MVNEKDKTMLTKNIITGMYGQPHTRNLVDPSSHVGLPPIKNQTVGTIGDISNGLQVQQLFENGDGTVGSRRHNANPIGMMQVKKNLSAPSSGNYKRRSSLPSVKDGQPKDGSQQYGSPARRALAHQQARKDSMGHNDSGSTMTGGSAKSKGDRDSSMNYMTPEHAMKQYMHKLTSYEHHEVFSYPHVYFTGSTAKKRQGVVGGGSNNGYDDAQCSYITVPHDHIAYRYEILKVIGKGSFGQVVKAYDHKMQQHVALKIVRNEKRFHRQAAEEIRILEHLRKQDKDNVMNIIHMMESFTFRNHICMTFELLSINLYELIKKNKFQGFSLQLVRKFAHSILQCLDALHGNRIIHCDLKPENILLKQQGRSGIKVIDFGSSCYEHQRVYTYIQSRFYRAPEVILGARYGMSIDMWSFGCILAELLTGYPLMPGEDEGDQLACAIELLGMPPRRLLDSSKRAKNFISSKGHPRYCQVTTLSDGSTVLGPGRSRRGKLRGPPGSKEWVTALKGCDEPQFTDFLKRCLDWDPAARISPSQALRHPWLRRRLPKPPTVQPHRAADNYSRQTSGSKAKDMSVAMATTTRTVLPKIVG; translated from the exons ATGGTTAACGAGAAAGACAAGACTATGCTGACCAAGAATATTATCACCGGGATGTATGGCCAGCCTCACACGCGCAACCTGGTTGACCCGTCTAGTCATGTGGGACTTCCCCCAATCAAGAACCAGACCGTTGGAACCATTGGAGACATTTCAAATGGCTTGCAG GTTCAGCAGTTGTTTGAGAATGGAGATGGCACTGTAGGATCTCGACGCCATAATGCAAATCCGATTGGAATGATGCAAGTTAAAAAGAACTTATCGGCCCCATCGTCAGGAAATTACAAACGTCGTTCATCACTGCCTTCTGTGAAAGATGGACAG CCAAAAGATGGATCACAACAATATGGGTCTCCAGCACGAAGGGCCTTGGCCCACCAGCAAGCTCGTAAAGACTCAATGGGTCACAACGACTCAGGTTCGACAATGACAGGGGGTTCAGCAAAGTCGAAAGGGGATAGGGATTCATCGATGAACTACATGACCCCGGAGCACGCCATGAAGCAATATATGCACAAATTAACCTCGTATGAACATCACGAAGTTTTCAGTTATCCGCACGTATATTTCACCGGTTCAACCGCAAAGAAAAGGCAAGGAGTAGTAGGTGGAGGCAGCAATAACGGATACGATGACGCCCAGTGCTCCTACATTACCGTACCTCACGACCATATTGCATATCGCTATGAGATTCTTAAAGTTATTGGCAAAGGGAGTTTTGGCCAA GTAGTTAAGGCTTACGACCACAAAATGCAACAGCACGTCGCACTTAAGATTGTTCGAAATGAGAAGAGATTCCACCGTCAAGCAGCCGAGGAAATCAGGATATTGGAGCACCTTAGAAAGCAGGACAAG GACAATGTGATGAACATCATACACATGATGGAAAGCTTCACTTTTCGAAACCACATTTGCATGACCTTTGAACTTCTGAGTATAAACCTCTATGAGCTCATAAAGAAGAATAAATTTCAAGGATTTTCGCTTCAG CTTGTGAGAAAGTTTGCCCATTCCATATTGCAATGCCTGGACGCTCTACACGGAAACCGGATTATTCACTGTGACTTGAAACCGGAGAACATCCTGTTGAAACAACAGGGCAGGAGCGGCATCAAG GTGATCGACTTTGGGTCGTCGTGCTACGAACACCAGCGCGTGTACACGTACATCCAGTCCCGCTTCTACCGCGCGCCTGAAGTAATCCTGGGCGCGCGGTACGGAATGTCGATCGATATGTGGAGCTTCGGGTGCATTCTCGCCGAACTCCTCACCGGCTACCCCCTAATGCCCGGGGAGGACGAAGGAGATCAGCTCGCGTGCGCCATCGAGCTGCTGGGAATGCCCCCTCGGAGGTTGCTCGATTCATCGAAAAGGGCGAAAAATTTCATCAGTTCGAAAGGTCACCCACGCTACTGCCAGGTCACGACCCTCTCCGATGGGAGCACAGTCCTGGGACCCGGCAGGTCGCGCCGGGGTAAATTGAGGGGCCCCCCCGGCTCTAAGGAGTGGGTTACGGCGTTAAAGGGTTGCGACGAGCCCCAGTTCACCGATTTCCTGAAGCGGTGTTTAGACTGGGACCCAGCCGCCCGTATCAGCCCGTCCCAAGCGCTCAGGCACCCCTGGCTGCGGAGAAGGTTACCCAAGCCTCCAACGGTTCAGCCCCATCGCGCAGCTGATAACTATAGTCGCCAAACTTCTGGCAGCAAAGCGAAGGATATGTCGGTCGCCATGGCAACCACGACGCGCACCGTCCTCCCCAAAATCGTCGGATGa